In Camelus ferus isolate YT-003-E chromosome 5, BCGSAC_Cfer_1.0, whole genome shotgun sequence, one genomic interval encodes:
- the LOC102516038 gene encoding mitochondrial chaperone BCS1: protein MPLSDFVLALKDNPYFGAGFGLVGVGTALALARKGLQLGLVAFRRHYMITLEVPARDRSYAWLLSWLTRHSTRTQHLSVETSYLQHESGRISTKFEFVPSPGNHFIWYQGKWIRVVRSREMQMIDLQTGTPWESVTFTALGTDRKVFFNILEEARELALQQEEGKTVMYTAVGSEWRPFGYPRRRRPLSSVVLEQGLADRIVRDIQEFIDNPKWYTDRGIPYRRGYLLYGPPGCGKSSFITALAGELQHSICLLSLTDSSLSDDRLNHLLSVAPQQSLVLLEDVDAAFLSRDLAAENPVKYQGLGRLTFSGLLNALDGVASTEARIVFMTTNHVDRLDPALIRPGRVDLKEYVGHCSHWQLTQMFQRFYPGEAPSLAKTFADCVLQATTQISPAQVQGYFMLYKNDPAGAIHNAESLKR, encoded by the exons ATGCCTCTCTCAGACTTTGTTCTGGCCCTGAAGGACAATCCCTACTTTGGGGCTGGATTTGGGCTGGTGGGTGTGGgcacagccctggccctggctcgGAAGGGCCTCCAACTGGGCCTGGTGGCCTTCCGGCGCCATTACATGATCACATTGGAAGTCCCTGCTCGAGACCGAAGCTATGCCTGGTTGCTTAGCTGGCTCACCCGCCACAGTACCCGTACTCAGCATCTCAGTGTGGAGACTTCATACCTTCAGCATGAGAGTGGCCGCATCTCCACCAAGTTTGAATTTGTCCCCAGCCCTGGAAACCACTTTATTTG GTATCAAGGGAAATGGATCCGAGTGGTTCGGAGCCGAGAGATGCAGATGATAGACCTGCAGACGGGAACTCCTTGGGAGTCTGTCACCTTCACGGCTCTGGGCACTGACCGAAAGGTTTTCTTCAACATCCTGGAGGAAG CTCGAGAGCTAGCCttgcagcaggaggaagggaagacagtGATGTACACAGCTGTGGGTTCTGAATGGCGTCCCTTTGGCTATCCACGTCGCCGGCGTCCACTGAGTTCTGTGGTTCTAGAACAGGGTCTGGCTGACCGAATTGTCAGAGACATCCAGGAATTCATCGACAACCCCAAGTGGTACACTGACAGAG GCATTCCCTACAGACGTGGCTACCTGCTTTATGGGCCCCCTGGTTGCGGAAAGAGCAGTTTCAT CACAGCCCTGGCTGGGGAACTGCAGCACAGCATCTGCCTGCTGAGCCTCACAGACTCCAGCCTCTCTGATGACCGGCTCAACCACCTGCTGAGCGTGGCCCCACAGCAGAGCTTGGTGCTCCTGGAGGATGTGGATGCTGCCTTTCTCAGTCGAGACCTGGCTGCGGAGA aCCCTGTGAAGTACCAAGGTCTAGGTCGTCTCACCTTCAGTGGACTGCTCAACGCCTTGGATGGTGTGGCTTCCACTGAGGCACGCATCGTGTTCATGACCACCAACCACGTTGACAG GCTCGACCCTGCCCTGATACGCCCTGGGCGAGTAGACCTGAAGGAGTATGTGGGCCACTGCTCACACTGGCAGCTGACCCAGATGTTCCAGAGGTTCTATCCAGGGGAAGCACCTTCCCTGGCCAAGACCTTTGCAGACTGTGTCCTTCAAGCTACAACTCAGATCAGTCCTGCCCAGGTGCAGGGCTACTTCATGCTATATAAAAATGACCCTGCAGGGGCAATTCATAATGCTGagtctctgaagaggtga
- the RNF25 gene encoding E3 ubiquitin-protein ligase RNF25 isoform X3: MAASASATAGEEDWVLPSEVEVLESIYLDELQVVKGNGRSSPWEIYITLNPATAEDQDSQYVCFTLVLQVPTQYPYEVPEISIRNPRGLSDEQIHKISQALSHVAKAGLGTAMLYELIEKGKEILTDNNIPHGQCVICLYGFQEKEAFTKTPCYHYFHCHCLARYIQHMEHELQAQGREQEQERQHAAAKQELYQPDAESLRQQEERKRLYQRQQERGGIIDLEAERNRYFISLQQPPAPLEPESAVDASRGSHPPGALATEPPTSSAAQTTLSAPLPVASQYTCEKIPGAGPNQQKLGETQKAMLDPPRASRGPWRQPEWKHLKGGECSALKGTSDTQELPPPEGPLKEPMDLKTEPRNQGVEGLPQEKGPGNWQGPPPRRTRDCARWERSKGRTPASSYPRLPRGRGAYRPGTRREPLSLESEDGS; this comes from the exons ATGGCGGCTTCTGCGTCTGCAACGGCAGGGGAAGAGGACTG GGTCCTTCCTTCGGAAGTTGAAGTGTTAGAGTCTATCTATCTGGATGAACTACAGGTGGTTAAAGGAAATGGCAG ATCGTCACCATGGGAGATCTACATCACCCTAAACCCTGCCACTGCAGAAGACCAGGATTCACAGTATGTCTGCTTCACTCTGGTGCTTCAGGTCCCAACACAG TATCCGTATGAGGTGCCAGAGATCTCTATCCGTAACCCCCGAGGACTCTCAGATGAACAGATCCACAA GATCTCACAGGCGCTGAGCCACGTGGCTAAGGCTGGGCTAGGTACTGCCATGCTGTATGAACTTATCGAG AAAGGGAAGGAGATTCTCACAGATAACAATATCCCCCATGGCCAGTGCGTCATCTGCCTCTATGGTTTCCAG GAGAAGGAGGCCTTTACCAAAACACCCTGTTACCACTATTTCCACTGCCACTGCCTGGCTCGGTACATCCAGCACATGGAGCATGAGCTGCAGGCTCAAGGACGGGAGCAGGAACAGGAACGGCAGCACGCCGCAGCCAAACAG gagCTGTACCAGCCTGATGCAGAGAGCTTGCGCCAGCAAGAAGAACGCAAAAGGCTCTACCAGAGACAGCAGGAGAGAGGGGGCATCATTGACCTTGAGGCTGAGCGTAACCGGTACTTCATCAGCCTCCAGCAG CCTCCTGCCCCTTTGGAACCTGAGTCAGCTGTGGATGCCTCTAGAGGATCCCACCCACCCGGTGCCCTTGCCACAGAACCACCCACCTCATCAGCTGCTCAAACCACCCTATCGGCTCCTCTGCCTGTGGCCTCCCAGTACACATGTGAGAAGATTCCAGGGGCTGGGCCAAATCAGCAAAAGCTGGGCGAGACCCAGAAAGCTATGTTAGATCCCCCCCGGGCCAGTCGAGGCCCCTGGAGACAGCCCGAATGGAAGCACCTAAAGGGAGGGGAGTGCAGTGCCCTCAAAGGCACCAGTGACACCCAGGAACTGCCACCTCCTGAGGGGCCCCTCAAGGAGCCCATGGACCTAAAGACAGAGCCTCGTAATCAAGGGGTTGAGGGTCTTCCCCAAGAGAAGGGGCCTGGCAACTGGCAGGGTCCCCCACCCCGCAGGACTCGGGACTGTGCCCGCTGGGAGCGCTCCAAGGGTCGGACACCAGCTTCTTCCTACCCCCGCCTGCCTCGGGGTCGAGGAGCCTACCGGCCTGGTACTCGAAGGGAGCCCCTGAGCCTCGAATCTGAGGATGGTTCCTAG
- the RNF25 gene encoding E3 ubiquitin-protein ligase RNF25 isoform X1 gives MAASASATAGEEDWVLPSEVEVLESIYLDELQVVKGNGRSSPWEIYITLNPATAEDQDSQYVCFTLVLQVPTQYPYEVPEISIRNPRGLSDEQIHKISQALSHVAKAGLGTAMLYELIEKGKEILTDNNIPHGQCVICLYGFQEKEAFTKTPCYHYFHCHCLARYIQHMEHELQAQGREQEQERQHAAAKQKAVGVQCPVCREPLVYDLASLKAAPEPQQPMELYQPDAESLRQQEERKRLYQRQQERGGIIDLEAERNRYFISLQQPPAPLEPESAVDASRGSHPPGALATEPPTSSAAQTTLSAPLPVASQYTCEKIPGAGPNQQKLGETQKAMLDPPRASRGPWRQPEWKHLKGGECSALKGTSDTQELPPPEGPLKEPMDLKTEPRNQGVEGLPQEKGPGNWQGPPPRRTRDCARWERSKGRTPASSYPRLPRGRGAYRPGTRREPLSLESEDGS, from the exons ATGGCGGCTTCTGCGTCTGCAACGGCAGGGGAAGAGGACTG GGTCCTTCCTTCGGAAGTTGAAGTGTTAGAGTCTATCTATCTGGATGAACTACAGGTGGTTAAAGGAAATGGCAG ATCGTCACCATGGGAGATCTACATCACCCTAAACCCTGCCACTGCAGAAGACCAGGATTCACAGTATGTCTGCTTCACTCTGGTGCTTCAGGTCCCAACACAG TATCCGTATGAGGTGCCAGAGATCTCTATCCGTAACCCCCGAGGACTCTCAGATGAACAGATCCACAA GATCTCACAGGCGCTGAGCCACGTGGCTAAGGCTGGGCTAGGTACTGCCATGCTGTATGAACTTATCGAG AAAGGGAAGGAGATTCTCACAGATAACAATATCCCCCATGGCCAGTGCGTCATCTGCCTCTATGGTTTCCAG GAGAAGGAGGCCTTTACCAAAACACCCTGTTACCACTATTTCCACTGCCACTGCCTGGCTCGGTACATCCAGCACATGGAGCATGAGCTGCAGGCTCAAGGACGGGAGCAGGAACAGGAACGGCAGCACGCCGCAGCCAAACAG AAGGCTGTTGGTGTGCAGTGTCCAGTGTGCAGAGAACCCCTCGTGTATGATCTTGCCTCACTGAAAGCAGCCCCTGAACCCCAACAGCCCATG gagCTGTACCAGCCTGATGCAGAGAGCTTGCGCCAGCAAGAAGAACGCAAAAGGCTCTACCAGAGACAGCAGGAGAGAGGGGGCATCATTGACCTTGAGGCTGAGCGTAACCGGTACTTCATCAGCCTCCAGCAG CCTCCTGCCCCTTTGGAACCTGAGTCAGCTGTGGATGCCTCTAGAGGATCCCACCCACCCGGTGCCCTTGCCACAGAACCACCCACCTCATCAGCTGCTCAAACCACCCTATCGGCTCCTCTGCCTGTGGCCTCCCAGTACACATGTGAGAAGATTCCAGGGGCTGGGCCAAATCAGCAAAAGCTGGGCGAGACCCAGAAAGCTATGTTAGATCCCCCCCGGGCCAGTCGAGGCCCCTGGAGACAGCCCGAATGGAAGCACCTAAAGGGAGGGGAGTGCAGTGCCCTCAAAGGCACCAGTGACACCCAGGAACTGCCACCTCCTGAGGGGCCCCTCAAGGAGCCCATGGACCTAAAGACAGAGCCTCGTAATCAAGGGGTTGAGGGTCTTCCCCAAGAGAAGGGGCCTGGCAACTGGCAGGGTCCCCCACCCCGCAGGACTCGGGACTGTGCCCGCTGGGAGCGCTCCAAGGGTCGGACACCAGCTTCTTCCTACCCCCGCCTGCCTCGGGGTCGAGGAGCCTACCGGCCTGGTACTCGAAGGGAGCCCCTGAGCCTCGAATCTGAGGATGGTTCCTAG
- the RNF25 gene encoding E3 ubiquitin-protein ligase RNF25 isoform X2 — protein sequence MAASASATAGEEDWVLPSEVEVLESIYLDELQVVKGNGRSSPWEIYITLNPATAEDQDSQYVCFTLVLQVPTQYPYEVPEISIRNPRGLSDEQIHKISQALSHVAKAGLGTAMLYELIEKGKEILTDNNIPHGQCVICLYGFQEKEAFTKTPCYHYFHCHCLARYIQHMEHELQAQGREQEQERQHAAAKQAVGVQCPVCREPLVYDLASLKAAPEPQQPMELYQPDAESLRQQEERKRLYQRQQERGGIIDLEAERNRYFISLQQPPAPLEPESAVDASRGSHPPGALATEPPTSSAAQTTLSAPLPVASQYTCEKIPGAGPNQQKLGETQKAMLDPPRASRGPWRQPEWKHLKGGECSALKGTSDTQELPPPEGPLKEPMDLKTEPRNQGVEGLPQEKGPGNWQGPPPRRTRDCARWERSKGRTPASSYPRLPRGRGAYRPGTRREPLSLESEDGS from the exons ATGGCGGCTTCTGCGTCTGCAACGGCAGGGGAAGAGGACTG GGTCCTTCCTTCGGAAGTTGAAGTGTTAGAGTCTATCTATCTGGATGAACTACAGGTGGTTAAAGGAAATGGCAG ATCGTCACCATGGGAGATCTACATCACCCTAAACCCTGCCACTGCAGAAGACCAGGATTCACAGTATGTCTGCTTCACTCTGGTGCTTCAGGTCCCAACACAG TATCCGTATGAGGTGCCAGAGATCTCTATCCGTAACCCCCGAGGACTCTCAGATGAACAGATCCACAA GATCTCACAGGCGCTGAGCCACGTGGCTAAGGCTGGGCTAGGTACTGCCATGCTGTATGAACTTATCGAG AAAGGGAAGGAGATTCTCACAGATAACAATATCCCCCATGGCCAGTGCGTCATCTGCCTCTATGGTTTCCAG GAGAAGGAGGCCTTTACCAAAACACCCTGTTACCACTATTTCCACTGCCACTGCCTGGCTCGGTACATCCAGCACATGGAGCATGAGCTGCAGGCTCAAGGACGGGAGCAGGAACAGGAACGGCAGCACGCCGCAGCCAAACAG GCTGTTGGTGTGCAGTGTCCAGTGTGCAGAGAACCCCTCGTGTATGATCTTGCCTCACTGAAAGCAGCCCCTGAACCCCAACAGCCCATG gagCTGTACCAGCCTGATGCAGAGAGCTTGCGCCAGCAAGAAGAACGCAAAAGGCTCTACCAGAGACAGCAGGAGAGAGGGGGCATCATTGACCTTGAGGCTGAGCGTAACCGGTACTTCATCAGCCTCCAGCAG CCTCCTGCCCCTTTGGAACCTGAGTCAGCTGTGGATGCCTCTAGAGGATCCCACCCACCCGGTGCCCTTGCCACAGAACCACCCACCTCATCAGCTGCTCAAACCACCCTATCGGCTCCTCTGCCTGTGGCCTCCCAGTACACATGTGAGAAGATTCCAGGGGCTGGGCCAAATCAGCAAAAGCTGGGCGAGACCCAGAAAGCTATGTTAGATCCCCCCCGGGCCAGTCGAGGCCCCTGGAGACAGCCCGAATGGAAGCACCTAAAGGGAGGGGAGTGCAGTGCCCTCAAAGGCACCAGTGACACCCAGGAACTGCCACCTCCTGAGGGGCCCCTCAAGGAGCCCATGGACCTAAAGACAGAGCCTCGTAATCAAGGGGTTGAGGGTCTTCCCCAAGAGAAGGGGCCTGGCAACTGGCAGGGTCCCCCACCCCGCAGGACTCGGGACTGTGCCCGCTGGGAGCGCTCCAAGGGTCGGACACCAGCTTCTTCCTACCCCCGCCTGCCTCGGGGTCGAGGAGCCTACCGGCCTGGTACTCGAAGGGAGCCCCTGAGCCTCGAATCTGAGGATGGTTCCTAG